The following proteins are encoded in a genomic region of Vibrio tasmaniensis:
- a CDS encoding MBL fold metallo-hydrolase, whose product MSLKYQVVPVTSFSQNCSIVWCDETMEGIVVDPGGDVQQLAAIIEELGVKVVNLVLTHGHLDHVGGTVPLAEILNVNIVGPHKADNFWLQGLENQSQMFGFPLCKAFEPNTWLEEGDKVTFGNQVIDVIHTPGHTPGHVVLFSEQARLAFVGDVLFNGAIGRTDFPQGDFNTLIASIKTKLWPLGSDVTFVPGHGPESTFGRERASNPFVADEMPIY is encoded by the coding sequence ATGTCTCTTAAGTATCAAGTTGTCCCTGTTACCTCGTTCTCTCAAAACTGCTCAATTGTGTGGTGTGATGAGACAATGGAAGGCATTGTTGTCGATCCGGGCGGTGATGTTCAGCAACTGGCGGCTATCATCGAAGAGTTAGGTGTTAAAGTGGTGAATTTGGTATTGACTCACGGCCACCTAGACCATGTGGGCGGAACAGTACCGCTTGCTGAAATCTTGAACGTGAACATTGTTGGCCCACATAAAGCCGATAACTTTTGGCTTCAAGGCCTAGAGAATCAAAGCCAGATGTTTGGTTTCCCACTGTGTAAAGCTTTTGAACCAAACACATGGTTAGAAGAGGGGGACAAAGTGACTTTTGGTAACCAAGTTATCGATGTGATTCACACGCCGGGTCATACTCCGGGTCACGTCGTGCTATTCAGTGAGCAAGCTCGTTTGGCGTTTGTGGGTGATGTTTTATTTAACGGTGCTATTGGTCGCACGGATTTCCCGCAAGGCGACTTCAACACTCTAATTGCTTCAATCAAGACTAAGCTTTGGCCGCTAGGTAGTGATGTAACATTCGTACCGGGTCATGGTCCTGAGTCAACATTTGGCCGTGAGCGCGCATCAAATCCATTCGTTGCCGACGAGATGCCTATTTATTAA
- a CDS encoding TRAP transporter large permease: MIGIVMFFVALFALLLGFPVAFTFGGIALIFGVWAEGIEMFAFMPYRIQSIMENTVLMAVPLFVFMGLVLQKTKLAEQLLESMGRLFGGVRGGIAISTVLVGSLLAASTGVVGASVVAMGLISLPVMLKYNYDKGLACGTICASGTLGQIIPPSIVLILLGDVLGVPVGDLFQAAIWPGVMLVGAYIVYILIYAKLNPESAQPIERDDSISRKQEVFNALKAILPPLALIIVVLGSIFAGVATPTESAALGGAGALVLALLYGQFSWSMVFAASKETVKVTAMVFAILLGATAFSMAFTYTGGDYLVEEWMLQLPGEKWGFLIITMLVILILGFFIDFVEICFIIVPIIAPVAELMGINMTWFAILIAMNLQTSFLTPPFGFSLFYLKGVAPKGVTTKDIYRGVMPFILIQILVLGSLLAFPSFYGM, encoded by the coding sequence ATGATTGGAATAGTAATGTTTTTCGTAGCCTTGTTTGCACTTTTACTTGGCTTCCCGGTTGCGTTCACCTTTGGTGGTATCGCGTTAATCTTTGGTGTTTGGGCTGAGGGCATCGAAATGTTCGCCTTCATGCCATATCGAATTCAATCGATCATGGAGAATACGGTGCTGATGGCCGTTCCATTGTTCGTTTTTATGGGCCTTGTTCTACAAAAGACCAAGCTTGCTGAGCAGTTACTTGAGTCAATGGGGCGATTGTTTGGTGGTGTTCGAGGTGGTATTGCTATCTCGACCGTGCTGGTGGGCTCACTACTTGCCGCATCAACGGGTGTAGTTGGTGCTTCAGTAGTGGCAATGGGGCTTATCTCTCTGCCCGTGATGCTCAAGTACAACTATGACAAAGGCTTAGCCTGCGGCACCATCTGTGCGTCTGGTACGTTAGGACAAATCATTCCGCCATCCATCGTCTTGATTTTATTGGGTGATGTATTAGGTGTACCTGTTGGGGACTTGTTCCAAGCGGCAATTTGGCCGGGCGTGATGCTAGTGGGTGCTTACATTGTTTATATCTTGATATACGCAAAGCTCAACCCTGAATCGGCTCAACCGATTGAACGTGATGACTCCATTAGCCGTAAGCAAGAAGTGTTTAATGCGCTTAAAGCGATTCTTCCACCATTAGCGCTGATCATTGTTGTTCTGGGCTCTATCTTTGCGGGTGTCGCTACGCCAACAGAATCGGCAGCGTTAGGTGGTGCTGGTGCATTGGTTCTCGCACTGTTATACGGTCAATTTAGTTGGTCGATGGTGTTTGCTGCGTCGAAAGAGACAGTTAAAGTGACCGCGATGGTTTTTGCTATCTTGCTTGGTGCGACGGCATTCTCGATGGCATTCACTTATACGGGCGGTGATTACCTTGTTGAAGAGTGGATGCTGCAACTGCCTGGAGAGAAGTGGGGCTTCCTGATCATCACCATGTTGGTTATCTTGATTCTGGGTTTCTTCATCGACTTCGTAGAGATCTGTTTCATTATCGTACCGATCATTGCGCCAGTAGCTGAACTGATGGGTATCAACATGACTTGGTTCGCTATTCTTATCGCAATGAACCTACAAACCTCATTCTTAACGCCGCCATTTGGCTTCAGTTTGTTCTATTTGAAAGGGGTTGCACCAAAAGGCGTCACTACTAAGGACATCTACCGAGGCGTGATGCCGTTCATTCTGATTCAAATCCTCGTGCTTGGATCACTTCTCGCTTTCCCATCTTTCTATGGAATGTGA
- a CDS encoding cache domain-containing protein, with amino-acid sequence MPLKAKLILLTLLPLLLVTASISWISLHQTKTLGAKEVEIFRDSLIKSRENALKDTVDLAFDAIEHIYNDPDIKEAQAKTEVRSILSKLRYGSDGYFFAYDRHGTNLVHPIQPELVGQNLLELQDEDGDFLIEALLREAQTGGGFHQYLWQKPSTGEVVSKLSYAAWLERWDWMIGTGLYIEDVHQEVASMQAAINKNIETTFFSIVVILSVTVAVIIVLTLAINMHEHRIADNNLKELAHKTVMFQEDEKKHLARELHDGINQLLVSSRCHLELLGNKLQNEDLKAHLNKSQHSLMRAIEEVRHISHQLRPSSLDDIGLEAALSSLLLDFQAHSGIEVETMFATQPGKLKSEAATTLYRVVQESLNNIEKHAQATKVTVIAQQIGNVLQLLIQDNGVGFNTYKAMEKRGIGLRNMRERVEFIGGDFELMSEIGLGTEITVLLTLEGLMNE; translated from the coding sequence ATGCCTCTAAAAGCTAAGCTGATTTTGCTGACGCTACTCCCGTTGCTGCTGGTAACGGCGAGCATAAGTTGGATCTCGTTACACCAGACCAAGACGTTGGGTGCGAAAGAGGTCGAGATCTTCAGAGACAGCTTAATCAAGTCGCGTGAAAACGCCCTCAAAGACACCGTCGATCTTGCATTCGATGCGATCGAACATATCTACAACGACCCCGACATCAAAGAAGCACAAGCCAAAACAGAAGTCCGAAGCATATTGTCTAAACTTAGGTATGGCTCTGATGGCTACTTCTTTGCGTACGACCGCCACGGAACCAATTTGGTTCATCCAATCCAACCAGAGTTGGTTGGCCAAAACTTACTTGAACTTCAAGATGAAGACGGTGACTTTCTGATAGAAGCGCTATTAAGAGAGGCGCAAACCGGAGGAGGGTTTCACCAGTATTTGTGGCAAAAACCGTCAACCGGAGAAGTGGTGTCTAAGCTGAGTTATGCCGCTTGGTTGGAACGTTGGGATTGGATGATTGGCACGGGTTTGTATATTGAAGACGTGCATCAAGAAGTGGCTTCGATGCAGGCTGCGATCAACAAGAATATTGAAACCACGTTCTTCTCCATTGTCGTAATTCTTAGTGTGACCGTGGCGGTTATTATCGTTCTGACCTTAGCCATTAACATGCATGAACACCGTATCGCGGATAACAACTTAAAAGAGCTCGCCCATAAAACGGTGATGTTCCAAGAAGACGAGAAGAAGCATTTAGCGCGAGAGCTGCATGACGGTATTAATCAATTATTAGTATCAAGTCGTTGCCACTTAGAACTACTTGGTAATAAGTTACAAAATGAAGACCTCAAAGCGCATTTGAATAAGTCGCAGCATTCGCTGATGCGAGCGATTGAAGAGGTGAGACACATCTCCCATCAACTTCGTCCAAGCTCACTGGATGATATTGGCTTAGAAGCGGCGTTGTCTTCATTGCTGTTAGATTTTCAGGCGCACTCGGGCATAGAAGTAGAAACCATGTTTGCTACACAACCGGGCAAGTTGAAGTCAGAAGCGGCGACGACCTTGTATAGAGTGGTGCAAGAGTCACTGAACAACATAGAGAAACACGCACAAGCGACCAAAGTGACGGTTATCGCGCAGCAAATCGGTAATGTGTTGCAACTGCTTATCCAAGACAACGGTGTCGGTTTCAATACTTATAAAGCGATGGAAAAACGAGGGATCGGTCTGCGCAATATGAGAGAGCGAGTGGAGTTCATCGGTGGTGATTTTGAATTGATGAGCGAGATTGGCCTCGGAACGGAAATTACAGTGTTACTGACACTAGAGGGATTAATGAATGAGTGA
- a CDS encoding YcbK family protein, producing the protein MSQSLFSRRQFLTYAGGTAVVASITPSIAFASYPDQPRTISMNNLHTGERLETCYFDGTNYVGDEMARLSKLCRDFRRNEIHPMDKNLFDQITQIQNVLGIQKEVQIISGYRSPATNEALRSKSSGVAKKSYHMLGKAIDFRIDGVNLKELRDVAKSLNAGGVGYYARSNFIHIDTGPARSW; encoded by the coding sequence ATGTCTCAAAGTTTATTTTCACGCCGTCAGTTTCTGACTTACGCTGGTGGTACCGCTGTTGTCGCCTCAATTACTCCTTCTATCGCTTTTGCTTCATACCCTGATCAACCAAGAACGATTAGCATGAACAATCTTCACACTGGTGAACGATTAGAGACCTGTTATTTCGATGGCACTAACTATGTTGGTGATGAAATGGCTCGTTTAAGCAAACTGTGCCGTGATTTCCGTCGTAATGAGATTCATCCAATGGATAAGAACCTGTTTGATCAGATCACTCAGATTCAAAATGTACTGGGTATTCAAAAAGAAGTTCAAATCATCTCTGGTTACCGTTCTCCAGCGACCAATGAAGCATTGCGCTCAAAGTCGAGTGGCGTAGCCAAGAAGAGCTACCACATGTTAGGTAAAGCGATCGATTTCCGTATTGATGGCGTTAACCTAAAAGAATTAAGAGATGTTGCTAAAAGCTTGAATGCGGGTGGTGTCGGTTATTATGCACGTAGCAACTTTATCCATATTGATACAGGTCCAGCACGCAGTTGGTAG
- a CDS encoding TRAP transporter substrate-binding protein has translation MSLISNSLTRVFKNVAVTAAACLALVATGATAADKVYRLKLAETWGPNFPVFGDATKNMAAMAEKMSNGRLQIRIDSANKHKAPLGVFDMVKSGQYDMGHSGSYYWKGKVPNTLYFTSMPFGMTPAEQYAWFYHGGGMELMEQVYSPHNLMSFPGGNTDIQMGGWFQKEINSVEDLQGLKMRIPGFAGEILAELGAKPTNIAPGELYTSLERRTIDALEWVGPSLDLRMGFHKIAPYYYTGWHEPGSELQFLVNKRTWNKLPEDLQEILRVAMRTAAYDMYTQATHESGKNWVSMKTEYPDVQVKDFPPEVMSALKEANDRLLAKHAEKDALAKEIQASQASYLEQVRSWTDISHRAYLNSQAK, from the coding sequence ATGAGTCTCATTTCTAACTCCCTCACACGAGTTTTTAAAAACGTTGCGGTAACGGCAGCGGCTTGTTTAGCTTTGGTCGCTACTGGTGCAACTGCTGCTGATAAGGTTTATCGCTTGAAGCTTGCTGAAACATGGGGACCAAACTTCCCTGTATTCGGTGACGCGACGAAGAACATGGCTGCGATGGCTGAGAAGATGTCGAATGGTCGACTGCAAATCAGAATCGATTCAGCGAACAAACACAAAGCACCGCTTGGTGTTTTTGACATGGTTAAGTCTGGTCAATACGACATGGGTCACTCAGGCTCTTATTACTGGAAAGGTAAAGTTCCAAACACTCTTTACTTCACTTCTATGCCTTTCGGTATGACGCCTGCAGAACAATACGCGTGGTTCTATCACGGTGGTGGTATGGAGTTGATGGAGCAGGTTTACTCTCCACACAACCTAATGTCGTTCCCAGGTGGTAACACGGATATCCAGATGGGCGGTTGGTTTCAAAAAGAGATCAACAGCGTTGAAGACTTACAAGGTCTCAAAATGCGAATCCCAGGCTTTGCTGGTGAGATTCTGGCTGAGCTAGGCGCTAAACCTACCAATATTGCCCCAGGTGAGCTTTACACGTCTTTAGAGCGTCGCACGATCGATGCACTAGAGTGGGTTGGTCCATCACTTGATTTACGAATGGGCTTCCACAAGATTGCGCCTTACTACTACACAGGTTGGCATGAGCCGGGTTCAGAGCTTCAATTCCTAGTGAACAAACGCACTTGGAACAAGCTTCCTGAAGATCTACAAGAAATCTTGCGTGTTGCAATGCGTACAGCGGCTTACGACATGTACACACAAGCAACACATGAAAGTGGCAAAAACTGGGTTTCAATGAAAACAGAATACCCAGATGTACAAGTGAAAGATTTCCCGCCAGAGGTTATGTCTGCACTGAAAGAAGCGAACGATCGTCTGCTTGCTAAGCACGCTGAAAAAGATGCATTGGCAAAAGAGATTCAAGCTTCACAAGCAAGCTACCTAGAGCAAGTTCGTTCATGGACGGATATTTCACACAGAGCTTATTTAAATAGCCAAGCGAAATAG
- a CDS encoding BCCT family transporter — protein sequence MEPVKDRYSIENTDYTVGQDNVQKWGFDVHNPVFGISAGAIIVFLIALLVADPETAKSALDGIKWKVIGNFDGFFMWAANIFVIFCFALIVSPYGKIRIGGNDAKAEHSNLSWMSMLFAAGMGIGLMFWGVAEPVAYFTGWYETPLGVEAYSPEAAKLALGATIYNWGLHGWSIYAVVALSLAFFTFNKGLPLSIRSIFYPILGDRTWGWFGHIVDIVAVLATLFGLATSLGLGAQQAASGINHVFGTDGGIGMQLIVIAVVTLLATMSVIRGINGGVKVLSNVNMVVALGLLIFVTIAGGMAGIKAIPTALMGYIENFIPLSNPHGRDDETWMQGWTVFYWAWWISWSPFVGMFIARISKGRTIREFIVAVLFIPTTVIIIWMAIFGGIAIDQVASKVGEIGINGLQDITLSLFHTYDALPMSSVLSVVSIGLIMVFFITSSDSGSLVIDSITSGGKVDAPVPQRVFWALMGGAIAAVLLWVGGTESIQALQAGTVSMALPFAFILLLMCLSLFLGLRTENQLVKQQSALS from the coding sequence ATGGAGCCTGTAAAAGATAGGTATAGTATTGAAAATACCGATTATACAGTAGGACAAGATAACGTTCAGAAATGGGGTTTTGATGTTCATAACCCAGTATTTGGAATCAGTGCAGGAGCGATCATCGTCTTCTTAATAGCACTTCTGGTCGCCGACCCTGAAACCGCAAAATCAGCACTTGATGGAATTAAATGGAAAGTCATCGGTAACTTCGATGGGTTCTTCATGTGGGCAGCAAACATCTTTGTCATTTTCTGTTTTGCCCTCATTGTCTCTCCGTATGGCAAGATACGTATTGGTGGCAATGATGCCAAAGCAGAGCACTCCAACCTATCTTGGATGTCGATGTTATTCGCCGCGGGAATGGGTATTGGTTTGATGTTCTGGGGTGTTGCTGAGCCAGTGGCTTACTTCACAGGTTGGTATGAAACGCCACTTGGTGTTGAAGCTTATTCTCCTGAAGCCGCTAAGTTGGCGCTCGGCGCAACTATCTACAACTGGGGTTTACACGGTTGGTCTATCTACGCTGTTGTTGCTCTATCTCTTGCTTTTTTCACATTCAATAAAGGTCTACCGCTTTCTATTCGTTCTATTTTCTACCCAATTTTAGGGGATAGAACGTGGGGTTGGTTTGGACATATCGTTGATATCGTTGCGGTACTGGCTACGCTTTTTGGCCTTGCAACATCGCTTGGCCTAGGCGCACAGCAAGCCGCAAGCGGTATTAACCATGTATTTGGTACCGATGGCGGTATTGGTATGCAGCTTATTGTTATTGCAGTGGTAACACTGTTGGCAACAATGTCGGTTATCCGCGGCATTAACGGTGGTGTTAAGGTTTTAAGCAACGTCAACATGGTTGTTGCATTAGGCTTGCTGATCTTCGTAACTATCGCTGGTGGCATGGCGGGTATCAAGGCGATACCAACCGCACTAATGGGTTACATTGAAAACTTTATTCCTCTCAGCAACCCTCATGGCCGTGATGATGAAACATGGATGCAAGGCTGGACGGTATTTTACTGGGCTTGGTGGATTTCATGGTCACCATTCGTAGGCATGTTCATTGCTCGTATCTCTAAAGGTCGTACAATTCGTGAATTTATCGTCGCTGTATTGTTTATCCCAACGACAGTAATCATCATCTGGATGGCGATTTTCGGTGGTATTGCGATTGATCAGGTAGCGAGTAAGGTGGGGGAGATTGGGATCAATGGTCTGCAAGATATTACACTTTCTCTATTCCATACTTACGATGCGTTACCAATGAGCTCAGTGCTTTCAGTGGTATCGATTGGTTTGATTATGGTGTTCTTCATCACTTCATCAGACTCAGGTTCATTGGTTATTGATAGCATTACTTCTGGCGGTAAAGTTGATGCACCTGTTCCACAGCGTGTGTTTTGGGCATTGATGGGCGGCGCGATTGCGGCGGTTCTACTGTGGGTTGGCGGTACTGAATCTATCCAAGCACTGCAAGCTGGAACAGTCTCAATGGCATTACCATTTGCCTTCATATTATTGCTTATGTGCCTAAGTTTATTTTTAGGTTTACGTACAGAGAATCAATTGGTTAAGCAGCAAAGTGCTTTGAGCTAA
- a CDS encoding DUF2982 domain-containing protein, which translates to MDTRHLTNFSLPAFTQSYRIIAIILGFACLIMALYIDNSKLLIVGAFCISALLGTGYYLMLRSRVMFTLTPTHFQQHFYKGGWVLKWSNIEKIGMCTYEQEGWHQPLPWVGIKMKDYSPYLDSICPKITCELLLSQRALLYLGAKQAGKESNFEDMVLDSSHYHARCTENGCVELSQYKESENIDDDNVSDYQPQTDLDSTNESNTQNALIKDYSGLQAMLANRMKYQRGFHGYDIFISTHDLNISGEEFIGLARRYLAAAERHSD; encoded by the coding sequence ATGGACACTCGTCACCTTACAAATTTCTCTTTGCCTGCATTTACGCAATCATATCGAATTATCGCCATCATTTTAGGATTCGCTTGCCTAATCATGGCGTTATACATTGATAACTCAAAACTGCTGATCGTGGGTGCATTTTGCATTAGCGCGCTTTTGGGCACTGGTTATTATTTGATGCTTCGTAGCAGAGTGATGTTCACGCTCACCCCCACTCACTTTCAACAGCATTTTTATAAAGGTGGATGGGTTTTAAAGTGGAGCAATATTGAGAAGATTGGCATGTGTACCTACGAACAAGAGGGGTGGCATCAACCTCTCCCTTGGGTCGGCATTAAAATGAAAGATTACTCTCCCTACCTTGACTCTATTTGCCCAAAAATAACCTGCGAATTATTGCTGAGCCAGCGAGCACTTTTGTATCTAGGAGCGAAACAAGCGGGTAAAGAATCAAACTTTGAAGATATGGTGCTCGACTCATCGCATTACCATGCACGTTGTACCGAAAACGGCTGTGTTGAATTGAGCCAATATAAAGAGTCAGAGAATATCGACGACGATAACGTCAGTGATTACCAGCCACAGACTGACCTTGATTCAACCAATGAATCGAACACTCAAAACGCGTTGATCAAAGATTATTCAGGATTACAGGCGATGCTTGCGAACAGGATGAAATATCAAAGAGGGTTTCACGGCTACGATATTTTTATATCAACCCATGATCTGAATATCAGTGGAGAGGAGTTTATCGGATTGGCTCGACGCTATTTAGCAGCAGCTGAGCGTCATTCTGATTAA
- a CDS encoding response regulator transcription factor, translated as MSEVIRVVIADDHQVVLDGFMARLELEPDICVIGTASNGLEAVEIVKSLRPDVVLMDISMPIMNGIDATHLIKEEDPEAKVLMLTMHNNREYIMKVMQSGAVGYMLKEISAEKMVQAIKTVNQGSTYFCEKVTQNLFTQPIAPTQSVKNPLSRREEAVLKLVAKGESSKEIAKDLNISYRTVETHRQNIKHKLDIHSTAELAKYAVNSGLVE; from the coding sequence ATGAGTGAAGTTATTCGAGTTGTGATCGCTGACGATCACCAAGTGGTACTGGATGGCTTTATGGCGAGATTGGAACTCGAGCCAGATATTTGCGTGATAGGCACCGCCAGTAATGGTTTAGAAGCGGTAGAGATCGTTAAGTCTTTACGTCCCGATGTGGTGTTGATGGACATTAGCATGCCTATCATGAACGGCATTGACGCAACCCACCTGATTAAGGAAGAAGACCCAGAAGCGAAGGTGTTGATGCTGACCATGCATAACAACCGTGAATACATCATGAAGGTGATGCAATCAGGCGCAGTTGGCTATATGTTGAAAGAGATTTCCGCTGAAAAAATGGTGCAGGCGATCAAGACGGTCAATCAAGGCTCGACCTATTTTTGTGAAAAAGTGACGCAGAATTTGTTTACTCAGCCGATTGCTCCCACGCAATCCGTCAAGAATCCGTTGAGCAGACGTGAAGAAGCGGTGTTGAAATTGGTGGCAAAAGGGGAGAGCAGTAAAGAGATCGCGAAGGATTTAAATATCAGTTACCGAACGGTTGAAACCCACAGACAAAACATTAAGCATAAGCTGGATATTCACTCAACTGCAGAGTTGGCGAAGTATGCTGTTAATTCTGGGCTTGTGGAGTGA
- a CDS encoding TRAP transporter small permease subunit gives MESGMRSLIYIERLFNRIGDALGWLSSMLFILLVANVVYDVVMRYAFNDVSIAFQEMEWHLFSAVFLLGVPYAIKAGGHVRVDVFYEQLSFKAQAIIDLIGTVVFLLPFCLLVAWFGIDVAKESYNLGETSGDPGGLPYRWIIKAMIPLSFFLMALSGVGLILHSLNKIFNPHLIHANNTHTKNK, from the coding sequence ATGGAGTCGGGAATGCGAAGTCTAATTTATATTGAACGCCTATTTAATCGTATCGGTGATGCACTGGGATGGCTTTCCAGTATGTTGTTTATCCTTCTTGTTGCTAACGTTGTGTATGACGTTGTGATGCGATACGCCTTTAACGATGTGTCTATCGCCTTCCAAGAGATGGAATGGCACCTTTTCTCAGCCGTATTCTTGCTAGGTGTTCCTTATGCCATCAAAGCGGGTGGCCACGTACGAGTTGATGTTTTCTACGAACAACTCAGCTTCAAGGCACAAGCGATTATTGACCTAATAGGCACCGTTGTCTTCCTGCTTCCTTTCTGTTTGCTGGTTGCTTGGTTTGGAATCGATGTTGCGAAAGAAAGTTATAACCTCGGTGAAACGTCGGGCGATCCCGGAGGCCTTCCTTACCGATGGATCATTAAAGCGATGATTCCACTTTCATTTTTCTTGATGGCACTCAGCGGAGTCGGTTTGATCCTGCATTCGCTCAACAAGATTTTTAATCCGCATCTTATCCATGCAAACAATACTCATACAAAGAATAAGTAG
- a CDS encoding BCCT family transporter: MTKGIDKYSIDSTDYTVGQDNVQKWGFDVHNPVFGISAGLITLFLIGVLLTDTASAKSALDGVKWQIINSFDWLFIWSGNIFVIFCLGLIVSPFGKIRLGGVDATADYSFMSWLSMLFAAGMGIGLMFWSVAEPAAYYTGWYETPLGVEANTPEAAKLALGATMYHWGLHPWAIYGVVALSLAFFSYNKGLPLSIRSIFYPILGDRAWGWAGHIVDILAVLATLFGLATSLGLGAQQAASGIQHVFGIEAGLGLQVIVITVVTLLAVVSVLRGIDGGVKVISNINMLVAFLLLILVALIGYAVTLGSIPTTLMAYIENIIPLSNPHGREDEAWLHGWTVFYWAWWISWSPFVGMFIARVSKGRTVREFITAVLIVPTTVTIIWMSVFGGMAIDQIVNKVGTLGQNGLTDVSLAMFQMFDVLPFGTLLSIIAVVLVLVFFITSSDSGSLVIDSITAGGKVDTPVPQRVFWAFLEGAIAVALLWVGGTEAVQALQAGAISTALPFTIILLLMCVSLLMGMRTEKR, translated from the coding sequence ATGACTAAAGGTATAGATAAATACAGTATCGACAGTACGGATTACACTGTTGGTCAAGATAACGTCCAAAAATGGGGTTTTGACGTTCATAACCCAGTGTTTGGTATCAGTGCGGGACTCATCACTTTGTTCTTGATCGGTGTTCTGCTTACAGATACCGCTTCAGCAAAGTCAGCATTGGATGGTGTTAAATGGCAAATTATCAATTCATTTGATTGGTTGTTCATTTGGTCCGGTAATATTTTCGTTATTTTTTGCTTGGGCTTGATTGTGTCTCCGTTTGGTAAAATCCGCCTTGGTGGTGTTGATGCAACGGCAGATTACTCATTCATGTCTTGGCTATCCATGCTGTTTGCTGCAGGTATGGGTATCGGCTTGATGTTCTGGAGTGTGGCTGAGCCTGCGGCTTACTACACGGGTTGGTATGAAACGCCATTGGGCGTTGAGGCGAATACACCAGAAGCGGCCAAGTTGGCACTAGGTGCTACTATGTACCACTGGGGTTTACACCCTTGGGCGATTTACGGTGTTGTAGCGCTTTCACTGGCTTTTTTCTCTTACAACAAGGGACTTCCGCTTTCAATTCGTTCTATTTTCTACCCAATCTTGGGTGATAGAGCGTGGGGCTGGGCTGGCCACATTGTTGATATTCTTGCGGTTCTTGCCACACTATTTGGTTTGGCGACATCGCTTGGCCTTGGTGCGCAACAAGCGGCAAGTGGTATTCAGCATGTGTTCGGCATTGAAGCTGGTTTAGGGCTACAAGTCATTGTTATTACAGTGGTGACTTTATTAGCGGTTGTATCTGTACTTCGCGGTATTGATGGTGGCGTTAAAGTTATCAGTAACATCAACATGTTGGTTGCTTTCCTACTGCTTATCCTAGTAGCTCTAATCGGCTACGCAGTGACTCTAGGTTCAATCCCTACAACATTGATGGCATACATCGAGAACATCATCCCGTTGAGTAACCCTCATGGGCGTGAAGACGAAGCTTGGTTGCACGGTTGGACGGTATTCTACTGGGCTTGGTGGATTTCATGGTCACCATTCGTTGGTATGTTTATCGCACGTGTTTCTAAAGGTCGTACTGTTCGTGAGTTCATTACAGCGGTACTGATTGTTCCAACGACAGTGACTATCATTTGGATGTCAGTGTTTGGTGGTATGGCAATTGATCAAATCGTGAATAAGGTTGGTACTCTCGGTCAAAATGGCTTAACTGATGTATCACTGGCAATGTTCCAAATGTTTGATGTATTGCCGTTTGGTACTCTGCTTTCAATCATCGCAGTTGTACTGGTTCTCGTATTCTTTATTACATCGTCTGACTCGGGCTCTTTAGTCATCGACAGTATTACCGCTGGTGGTAAAGTTGATACGCCAGTACCTCAACGCGTATTCTGGGCGTTCCTTGAAGGTGCGATTGCAGTAGCTCTATTGTGGGTTGGCGGTACTGAAGCCGTTCAAGCTCTGCAAGCGGGTGCAATCTCAACCGCATTGCCATTCACCATCATTCTATTGTTGATGTGTGTGAGTTTGTTAATGGGTATGCGAACAGAGAAAAGATAG